agaagagaagaaagaactaagaatttttttaaatgaaaaaattctttgaCAGAATACCAACTCAATTAGGAAGAGTAATATAAAGATTATAAATATcccagagggaaaaaggagcagagagcttagtcaaagaaataatagctgagatcttcccaaatctgaggaaggaactggacacacaaatatgtgaagcaaataaaactcctaattaccccaatgcaaaaagaccttctccgaGGCATAAAGTATTAACACTGACATAAGTccatgacaaagaaagaatagtaAGAGCAGccgaagagaagaaaataactgacaaaggaaccccatcaggctttcagcaaaagtggtactaagagggaaactTACAGCAATACTGGCCTACctcacaaagcaagaaaaatattaaataaacaagcTTACCCTATAcctaaaaagatgagaaaaagaacaataaacaaagccaaaagtcagaggaaggaagcaaatattaaaatcagagcagacataaatgaaacagagagaaaaaaaataatagaaaggataaatgaaactaagggctgattctttgagaagataaacaaaagggataaactcttagccagactcaatagggaaaaaagagagaagactcaaataaataaaatcagaaatgaaagacaagaaattacaacagacaacacaaaggattataaaagaatactattaaaagctatacaccaacaaactggataatgtagaagaaatggatacattcttagattcagacaacctcccaaaactgaatcaagaagaaatagagaatcggaatagactaatcaccagcaaagagtttgaaacagtaacaaaaaacctccaaagaaacaaagcccagactagatagcttctctggtgaattgtgacaaacattcaaagaagatttaaaaccCATCCTtatcaaactattccaaaaaactgaggagggcaggacacttcctaactcattttgcaaggccaacattaccctgataccaaatcaGGACAAcccaaaatggaaaattacaggccaatatcgttgatgaacatagatacaaaaatccttaacaaagtaTTAACAAGTGGAATgctataatacattaaaaggatcatacaccatgtgggatttattccagagaggttgggatgattcaacatccacaaaccaatcCATTTGGAAATCTCATGGACAaagtgaagaacaaaaatcatgagatcatctcaatagatgcagtgaaagcatttaacaagatccaacattcatttatgataaaaacactaaataaaatggatatagaaggagagtacctcaacataacaaaggccatatatgacaaacgacagccaacatcatattcagtgggaaaaaagtgaaagcaattcctctgagaacagaaacaagaccagggtgcccactcttgcaactcctattcaacgtagtactggagaaaatataggcagtgcactctttgacattgatcttagcagtatattttcaactACCGTatctattcaggcaagggaaaaaaagaaaaaataaacaaatgagactacatcacagtaaaaagcttctgcaaggcaagggaaatcataaacaaaatgaaaagacaacccaccaactgggagagaatatttgcaaatcgtatatctgacaaggggttaatttccaaaatatttaaagaactcatacaactcagcaaaaaagaaacaaacaacccaataaacaagtaggcagaggatgtgaacagacgtttttccaaagaagatacacagatggccaacagacatgtGAAAAAAcacattcaacatcattaatcattagggaaatgcaaatcaaaactacaatgagatattacctcactcctgtcagaatgaccataattgacaagacaggaagcaatagtttgggggaggatgtggagagaaaggaacattcatacactgctgttgggaatgcaaactgaggcagccactatggaaaacattatggagatttctcaaaaaattaaaaccagaaataccatatgatcaagctcttccactactgggtatttagccaaagtaTATGACagcaacaattcaaaaagattcacacacccctctgttcattgcagcattattcacaatagccaagatatggaagcaatccaatggaagcaacccaaatacccaccaatggatgaatgggtgaagaagatgtggtacatatatatgcacagacaatggaatataaatttatattaactCAGccaaatcaaaaagacaaaatcgtgccatttccaacaacatgatggaccttgaaggtattatgctaaggaaaataagtcagaaagagaaagacaaatattataacATTCCACTGATATCTCaaaggtaaacaaacaaacacatagataaggaaactgattagtggttaccagaggaaggaggggagtgtGGGAGGGCGAAAAGGGCAAAGGGACACGTGTGTATGCTGGCAGGTAAAAACTATACTATTGgtgctgaaataaataaataaaagttgagtCCAAATAGCTTGTAGGCAAAGAAACACTAATTAACGTGTCTGAGAATAGTTATACTAGAAAATAGTTACTGCTGTGTTCAAGGACTCCCTTTTGATTCCTTAGCAGTTggaaatagatgatagatagatagattagatagatagatagatatagatagatagatagatagatagatagatagatagatagatagacagatagatatacaAATAAGACAGAAAGATGATATTCAAATAGATGATACATAGATATTGATAGATGAATACAAGATAGGTAAATGATAGGTAGTAGATGACAGACGATGATGATGAGCTTTATAAATAGACATAGGTAAGTGATAAATAGCTATAGATAGATGAGAAATATACACGATAGAAATCTAGGTAGATAATGGATAAATAGAGAAAGGCAGAGCGATGATATAGATGACAGATGCTATGAATAGACTAGATatatgatagatagacagatagatagatagatagacagacagacagacagacagacagatagatggatagatagatagatagatagatagatagatagatagatagatagataggtagaaagacaaagagagctAAAGAGACAGAAGGTTAGATGTGAATATTTTCCCCCAGATATTTTCAGAGTAAGGAAAGCCCTGTGTTACCACTATTGACCTGTCAGCCTATTCCTCTGAGTTGGAACCTTCAGTTATCTTCTCAGTCTTGGGGAAACTCCTTCTCAGCCACAGACATCTCGAATTATATCCTCCACATCACCTTTCTCTATGCCCAGGCCATGACCCAAGGATACAAGCACAGGGACCTGATGTTTGAGCCAAAATGGCCAGGCCATGAAGATGATAGTGATACACAACAACCAAAGGGAAATTCTACAAGAAGTAGAAGGTATTTCTGAATTTGCAGAACTATCTATGATTATACCAGTGGCTCCAAAGTCCTTAGAGTCTGATGAATTAAAAGCTGACAAAACAATTTAGAGCAATAGTCCAACCTACCACCGTTTTAGTGGAGATTGTATGTCACCTTCCCCCATGtaatcctcaaaaaatgaaaactcagtaAGGGTTACTATTAAATTTTTTCAGATTTGTGGAGAAGAGTGCCCAATGTGGGTGGATTCAGGGgaagattttaaatcaaaattatacaCTGATCCAGAAGAATGGACGGCATAGCTACTCAGGAAGGTTCAGTCAGTGTGATAGTTTAAGAACAAAGGTGTGACAAAACCCAATGAAAATACCATATTAAGTGCATCATTTTACCCTTGGACAGAATCAGTGCCAAAAATGTGTTGGGGCTATCGAAGAGGAAGAACTGTTAATTATGCTACTGTCTCTCTAGCAGAGCCTGTTCTGGACAATGTGCTCACACTGTGAGTACCACTTTTCATAAACTCATTATCATTGCCCCATTTTGTACATAAAGGGATATAATCTCAGCATTAAGAAACAAGAGTCATAAGTTTCCTTGGTATTTCAGAGCAGACCTCAGACTggaattatttctctcctgctctttGCCTTGTAATCTCTCACACTCACTTTatatagaaagtttaaaatgtgGATGTGGAATTAGGAACAGAAAACAGGGATGAAGTCAGACTGATTGTAGTCTAAAGTTCAGATGATGAACAGCTTCAAGATGTCAGACACTTGTGCAAGCCCCAaccaggaggagaaaagaggatgTGAATTCCCTTCACACTTGGGCTGAGAATTGGGACGGCCCACACTTCCGAGAGGTCTGTGTCACATACAGAAAAGTCTGTTCCTCATAAGTGCACATTGCTGGGGCCAGCGGGCCAGTGTGGATGCAGGACCATGTCCCTGGTCCTTCCCACCTTGCTCTGTCTTGGTGAGTCTGGGAGAGAAGGGACCAGCTACAAATACAGGGCTAATGAGAGCAGGTCTAGTGGTTCTATAAGCTGAGCTGTTTCACCCACTGTTTCCTTCCAGGGCTGTGTCTACGCCAGAGCACTCAGGAACAGAAGGGTGAGTATTTCTCTTAATACTCCCAAGTCCCTGCTCCTGGTTTAGCCCAGATATCAGCTCTCTTGACAGCTGGGAAGAGGAGACTCAGCATTCTGATTCATGGCTTGTAAGAGGGGATAGAGTGGAAGGATGGCATGAGAAACCGACACACCTGTAAGTCCATACCTGTTTTCTGTCTTCTAGGATCTCTCCCCCCACCTCATATCACAGCTCTGCCTGGATCCATGGTTGGATCTAAGAATCCTGTGACCATCCTGTGCCGAGGGCCTGCAGAAGCTGAAGTGTACATGATAACTAAAGTGGGAATCCCTGAGCCCTCGGACAGAGAGAAACAGCTGATGTCTAAGATGACCAACAGCTTTAGTATCACAGACATGACACCAGACAGGGCAGGGCTGTACCACTGTTCCTATCAGAGTGGAGGCAGCTGGTCCCAGTTCAGTGACCCCCTGCCACTGGTGATGACCGGTGAGTGGGAAACAGAGGCAGCAGAGCAGGACTGAACCCTTTGCACAGGGAAGAACAAGGCTTTGCAGATGCGAAGCACACAGGACAAAAACCTCTGTCCTTAGAAAGGGTTAGGGAGGATGCAGACACAGATTCCTCATGGTGGGACGAAGAGGGGATAGAAACCAGAGCCACATCTGCTCCCAGGAAACAAAAAGGGACAATGCATGTATGATGCCCAGCCCTCTATCTacaaacttccttttttctcaggagctTATGACAAACCCTCTCTCTCAAGCATGACTGGTTCTGTGGTGGCTTCAGGGGAGAATGTGGAGTTGCAATGTTTCTCAACACTCAAGTTTGATGCATTTATTCTTATCAAAGAAGATGGATATCGAACCATCCAGAACCAAATCTCCACCCACCAGGGGTATAAACACGaggctttcttcttcttgtatcAAGTCTCCTTCACACAAACTGGGACCTACAGATGCTACGGAGTCTTCAGCCGTTACCCCCATGGGTGGTCTCACCCAAGTGACAGATTGCAGCTTCAGGTCAGAGGTGAGGAAGCCCCAGCCCATCCATCCTCATGTCCCGTCCCGGAGACAGTGTCTAGGTAGAGCAGGGACTGGGAAAAGGAGGACAGAACCATGGGAAGACCATGTCACCACAAAGCTCACAAAGCTCAGAGGAACTCATTCCCCCTCACCCACAATGCAGCTCTCCCACCACATGCCCAGGGGATGGAGAAGTGCCGTATAGTCATTAGGGTGTCTAGGTAGAAGAACGtctgaacagagagaaagaaaatctctccCATTTCAGCCCCATTAGCAGAAGCTTCTGACGATCCTGATCCCACGAACCCTGAACCTTCACCTGGTGAGTAACTGCTGATCTTTGTAgaaggagcagggcaggcagagggaacagcaggtgcaaaacGCATGAGGTAGAGAGAAGATTCACATGCCCACGAGTGTCAAGGGGGCCAGTCCCTGTTTGCTGAGTCCATGGCTTAtcatagggaaaaagaaagaaaagagtgggCAGGGCTCCAATGGGACAGACTGGAGGCACTCTGCTCCTCACTCCTGTCTTTCTTGACCCCAAAATTCCCTGACGGGATCCCCACCATGGCAGCAAGGACAGGAGAAATGAAAGGTAAGTAAGTGCTTCTCCCGTGGGAGGTGGATTAGGTGGCTTCATGCCAGATCAAGTAGACTGGAGAAATGGTCTTGGGTTTTTGGGAGCACGTTAGCAGAATGGGCCTTGGTGTCTCTTCTGTAAccttctgtcctttttctctcaGAGCCTGCTGCTTGGTATCCTTCTGCAGAGAATCAAGTCCGGCTGAGCCTGGCTGGCCTCATTCTCTTGGTCCTGGGGATGCTCTTGGCTGAGGCCTGGTACAGCCGGAACATGCCCTTCAATGGAGACAGACAACCTCCAGGAGCTCAGTACATCTGACCATAGAGCAGGGCTGTTCTTGCACTTGTGTGCTAACTCCTGGGGGAGACGTGGGGATGAGATACTTAACACTCTTTAGAATTTAGGACAGGACATGATTTAAACAGAGAGACATGCCTATAAAGCTTACTTACGTATAAGGTAAAGTATAAATTCCTAAGATCGCTGGTATTTGGAGGGGGAAAAATTAGTCTAAGGatagaaatactgatttttttttcaatatcctttttcttgatttaatgTTTATCGAAAGCTAATGTAAAATTATGAGCATTTATGCTGCTTTGTTTGTTTCAGGATTGAAGGTACACAGATGTGTGTGATGTTAGCCATTGTTCCTATATTgggtttgttttggggttttttctgaaaaggaaacatcttttaaaatatgagacTAAACAACAGACTCACAGAGTAGTTTACTCTGACTCCAGTTACATTGGAGTTGATGAAGTCATTCTGGAACTTCTAGCTCCAGTCTACTGAAGTAAATAATCAATGTCCTCAGACTTCAACCAGGTGGATACCGTGCTCTGCAGACACATGGAGATACAAAGTTCCATCACTTGCCCTTTGGTCTCACCTCTGCCCCATGATTACACTCGCTAAGAGCTCTCTGCTACTGGCTGCTGTTCCCTTACTAAATTTCCCTTGTTGGGGAGTCATCTCATCTTCTTTGCAACCACTCTATTTTGCTGTTGTGGCACGAAAACTACTGTAGATGACACATGggcctggctgtgttccaataaaatttgttTACAAACACTAAACTGTGAATTTCAAATCATCTTCACGGATCACAAAAtactaattttcttttgattttttcaatcatttaaaaatgtaaaaattgtccTTAGTCCTGGGGCTGTCAAAATCAGATAGTAGGCTTTccttagtaatatgtttgatttcttttctcttactaatttgtttacttattatcagtttctggtttgtgattaccatcaggttcctatataatattctacatatatagcaatctatattgagtcgATAGTCtgtttagtttgacctctttctaaaagctctactcttttactctcttccccccacattttatgtttttgcaatcatatctaatctcttattttgtgtgtgtctgtccattaccctcttatcattgaaatccgtaattttagtacttttgtcttttaaccttcatattattttcataggtggttgatctgctacctttactgtatttttgcctttaccagtgattttattgcctgttttgggttcttttatatacttttcttatccctatttgtggtcttctctttcccacttaaataagtcccttcagcatttcttgcagaactggtttcttggtgacaaactcctttaatttttgcttgtctgggaaactctatctctccttccattctgaatgacaaccttgctggataaagtattcttggttgtaggttttttcctttcagcactttaaataagtcattcctctcccttctagcctgtagggtttcagctgagaagttcCCCGATAGCCTTAttggctttcctttgtatgtcacttgttgcctttctcttgccacttttaggattctctctttatctttaattttgggcattttgattataatgtgtcttggtgtgggcatctttgggtttatcttgtttggtgctgtctgtgcttcctgtacctgaatgactgtttcctttcttacgttaggaatgttttcagctattatttcttcaaatagattctctgtcccattgtctttctcttctccttctgggacacctataatacgaatgttagtgtgcttggtATTGTCCCAGAGTTGCTTTAGAttgttctccttctttttaattctttttccttttgcctgttcagcttgggtgatttcctctagtctttccattcttctgtatcatctactctgctattgagtccctctagtgaatttttcatttccagtattgtattcttcatttctgattagttcttttttatattttccaattctttgttgacattctcactgtgttcatccagtcttctcccaatatcagtgagcatccttatgagtttttgtttgaactctttgtcaggtagattgcttatttttgtttcagttagttctttttctggggttttgtcctgttcccttgcttggaaagtattcctttgcctcctaattttacttctttctctgtgcttatatctctgtattaggtgagtcagctatgtcccCTGTTCTTGGaaaagtggccttatgtaagagactctttttgaggcccagcagtgtgcttccctctcatcaccagtccaaatgatccaggagtgacccctttgtaggctacttgtgtccttctgctgtggcagggttgctttcactgcaggtacccagagagtctagtctttccttccctggctggCTGTCAGTAAATCCAGTTTgcggagccccagcaccattgactacaaggtctaatagcacactcctgttgtggttttcctcttaattgggttggtacccagtgtagctggttgctag
This region of Equus quagga isolate Etosha38 unplaced genomic scaffold, UCLA_HA_Equagga_1.0 162095_RagTag, whole genome shotgun sequence genomic DNA includes:
- the LOC124233221 gene encoding leukocyte immunoglobulin-like receptor subfamily A member 5 isoform X2 codes for the protein MCSHWLCLRQSTQEQKGSLPPPHITALPGSMVGSKNPVTILCRGPAEAEVYMITKVGIPEPSDREKQLMSKMTNSFSITDMTPDRAGLYHCSYQSGGSWSQFSDPLPLVMTGAYDKPSLSSMTGSVVASGENVELQCFSTLKFDAFILIKEDGYRTIQNQISTHQGYKHEAFFFLYQVSFTQTGTYRCYGVFSRYPHGWSHPSDRLQLQVRAPLAEASDDPDPTNPEPSPEPAAWYPSAENQVRLSLAGLILLVLGMLLAEAWYSRNMPFNGDRQPPGAQYI
- the LOC124233221 gene encoding leukocyte immunoglobulin-like receptor subfamily A member 5 isoform X1, with the translated sequence MSLVLPTLLCLGLCLRQSTQEQKGSLPPPHITALPGSMVGSKNPVTILCRGPAEAEVYMITKVGIPEPSDREKQLMSKMTNSFSITDMTPDRAGLYHCSYQSGGSWSQFSDPLPLVMTGAYDKPSLSSMTGSVVASGENVELQCFSTLKFDAFILIKEDGYRTIQNQISTHQGYKHEAFFFLYQVSFTQTGTYRCYGVFSRYPHGWSHPSDRLQLQVRAPLAEASDDPDPTNPEPSPEPAAWYPSAENQVRLSLAGLILLVLGMLLAEAWYSRNMPFNGDRQPPGAQYI